From a single Hippopotamus amphibius kiboko isolate mHipAmp2 chromosome X, mHipAmp2.hap2, whole genome shotgun sequence genomic region:
- the LOC130841979 gene encoding high mobility group protein B3-like translates to MAKGDPKKPKGKMSAYAFFVQTCREEHKKKKPEVPVNFAEFSKKCSERWKTMSGKEKSKCDEMAKADKVRYDWEMKDYGPAKGGKKKKDPNAPKRPPSGFFLFCSEFRPKIKSTNPGISIGDVAKKLGEMWNNLSDSEKQPYINKAAKLKEEYEKDVADYKSKGKFDGAKGPAKVAQKKVEEEDEDDEEEEEEEEDE, encoded by the coding sequence ATGGCTAAAGGTGATCCCAAGAAACCAAAGGGCAAGATGTCTGCTTATGCCTTCTTTGTGCAGACATGCAGAGAGGAACATAAGAAGAAAAAACCTGAGGTTCCTGTCAATTTTGCAGAGTTTTCCAAGAAGTGCTCTGAGAGGTGGAAGACGATGTCTGGGAAAGAGAAGTCTAAATGTGATGAAATGGCAAAGGCAGATAAAGTGCGCTATGATTGGGAAATGAAGGATTACGGACCAGCTAAGGGAGGCAAGAAGAAGAAGGACCCTAATGCCCCCAAGAGGCCACCATCTGGatttttcctgttctgttccGAATTCCGCCCCAAGATCAAATCTACAAACCCTGGCATCTCTATTGGAGATGTGGCAAAGAAGCTGGGCGAGATGTGGAATAACTTAAGTGACAGCGAGAAGCAGCCATACATCAACAAGGCAGCAAAGCTGAAGGAGGAGTATGAGAAGGATGTCGCAGATTATAAGTCTAAAGGGAAGTTTGATGGTGCCAAGGGTCCTGCTAAAGTTGCCCAGAAAAaggtggaagaggaagatgaagatgacgaggaggaggaggaggaggaggaggatgaataa